Below is a window of Pseudoalteromonas undina DNA.
AAATTAGTCAGCCACAAGGTGAAATGTTATTACCTACCGCAAACCCTTATTTAGCTAAAGATGTTGTTCTATATCCAATAGAGTCGCAGCAAGCTCATCCAACGTTACTGGTGAAAGAAGCTGGCTTTGATTTTTGGTTTAAACAAGATGCCACCTTCAGAGTGGCTAAAGGGCATTTTTATTTAGCCATGGACTCTGACTTTGCAGTTAAAGATGTAAAGCATATGGCATTGACTCGATTGTTTTCTGATTTGTTTATGGATAGTGTTGGCGAGCAATTTTATCCAGCTGAGCTCGCGGGCTTAAGTTATCACTTAACCTCTCACCAAGGCGGCTTAACCCTGCATACTGCAGGGCTATCTTCAAGCCAACTAGAGCTGGTTGATCAGCTAATTGATGCACTATTTAACGTAAAAATTTGTGCTAAACGCTTTGCTGAATATAAAAAACAACTGGTAAGGCACTGGCGTAATAGCAACCAAAACAAACCCGTTAGTGAGCTCTTTAGTATTTTAGGCGCTAAAATAATGCCATGGAATCCACAGCCTGACGAGTTAGCAAATGCACTTAAAGATACCTGTTTTCATCAGTTTAATGAGTTTAGACAGGCGTTTTTTAATGCACTTCATGTTGAGTCTTTTTTACATGGCAATTGGCAACAAAATGAAGCGCTTGAGTTTCAGAAAAAGGTGGCACTGCACCTTAAAAAGTCAGCCGTTATAAAAGATTTAAAGCGCCCACTCTTTGAAATTACTAAAGTGACTCGTTACGAATTAGAACTCGCTTGTAGCGATAATGCCATGGTGATTTATTATCAAGCATTAAGCGATGATGTTGATGAAAAAGTAAAAATGATGGCGCTTAATCATTTAATTAACCAAGATTATTTCAATGAGCTACGGACCACACAACAACTAGGTTATTTAGTTGGTGCCGGTTATGCGCCCTTTAATACCCGTGCCGGAATTGCTTTTTATATTCAGTCACCTAAATTTGAACCAAGCACATTACTGCACAGGCATAATGTGTTTATTAGTCAATATTTATCAACCATTGATGAACTGACAGAGCAAACCTGGCTGCAACAAAAACATGGGCTAGTGACGCATATTGCCGAAAAAGACAAAAATTTGCGTTTACGTTCACAACGTTTATGGCTTGCAATTGGCAATGGCGATCATCAGTTTAATATGCAGCAACGCCTGCTAGATTCTTTAAACGCATTAACGCTTGAAGGTTTAAAAAACTATGCAGCTGAAATTTTTGATGCTGATCGCCCAAGATATGAGCTTTTAAGCGCTAAATCTGTGAATCAATCGGAGAATCTACCACTTTATTCGCATTCTCTTTGACTCTTGCTCGCGCTTGATTTAGATTGTCTTTTGTAAATAAGAAGTAAGACAATGAACAAAATAAAAATAATAAAATACATTCTGTTGTTGACCACTTTGGTCACCGCCTACTCTGCTAGTGCATTTGAGTCATCATTTAGCTTGAACTTAAATGCGCTAGTCGTTAGCGTGTGTGCAATAATGTCATTACTGTTAATTTACTTTTTAACAGTTATTCACTCACTCAAGCGCTCACATTCCCAATTACAGCAATCTGAAAAACGCTTAAAAAGTACCGTAGAAGGTAGTGGTGACACGCTTTGGGACTGGAATATAAAAACCGGCAAAGTTATTCGTATTAACGACAAGTACGTGTTGAATAACAACAATCTAGTAGAATTCCCACCTAATAAAAGCCTTATACACCCTCGTGATTTAACTCATGTAGATTACCTACTAAAAAAACACTTTGCTGAAGAGAGTACTTTTTTTGAAGCTACTTATAGAATTAAAGATAGCTTTGGTAAATGGCATTGGGTACTCGACCGTGGAAAAATAATTGAAAAAGACGCAAACCTTAGCCCACTGAGAATGACTGGCACGGTGAGAGATATTTCTCAGCTCAAATCAACCGAAGAACGACTAAATCTATTTGCAAAATGCGTTGAGTCACTCACGGATGCACTGGCTATTTATGATAAAGATTTTAAGCTTGTTGATATTAATCCAAGCTTTTTAACTTTGTTTGGCGGTGTGCGTGAGCAATACCTTAAAAAAGAATTTCATTTAGCCGGTTACGACAAAAGCTACATAGAAACTATAAAAGACACCGTTCGAAAGCACGAGCATATTCAAGAAGAAGTAAAGCTGCGCAATAGCGATCATGCCCTACTGCCATTTGAAATTTCGATAGATGAAATTAAAAACGCGCAAAATCAAATAACTAATTACGTGGTGGTGTATTCTGATTTAACCGAGCGTAAAAAAACGGAGTCAGAGCTCAATAATTTATCCAATCGAGATCGCACCACCAGCTTACCTAACCGTAATTTATTTTTTTCTGATTTAAAAAAACTAGCAAAGCAGCATTCACACCATGCATTGTTAGTATTTGATTTAGATAACTTTAAAAAGATAAATGACTCATTGGGTCATCAGTTAGGTGACAGCTTACTGGCAAAGCTTGCTATGCGCTTAAATAAGCTTACCCGTGAAAATGATGTATTTTATCGCCTTGGCGGCGATGAATTTGCGCTGGTTATGTCAAACACCAACGATATTCTCACTATCACCCGTATGGCTAAACAGTTTTTAGCGGCAATAGCTACACCGTTTAAAATGGCAGGTCATGAACTTGCTATCACCTCAAGCGTGGGTATAGTACTGTTCCCTGAAGATGGTAACACCCCCGAAATACTATTAAAGAACGCCGATACCGCTATGTATCATGCGAAAAAGAAAGGTAACAGCTACTTGTTCTTTAATGACACCATGAACCGCCAAGCAGTAAAGCGACTACAAATAGAAAACCTAATGCGCTTTGGCTTAAAAGAAGATCACTTTGAGGTATATTATCAGCCTAAAATGAATATTCGTACTGGTAAGCTTGCTGGAATGGAAGCGTTAGTGCGTTTTATTACGCCGAAAAAGGGGGTTATTAGCCCGGGGGTATTTATTCCAATCGCCGAAGAAACAGGGCAAATTATTGAAATTGGTGAAGTG
It encodes the following:
- a CDS encoding sensor domain-containing protein, with translation MNKIKIIKYILLLTTLVTAYSASAFESSFSLNLNALVVSVCAIMSLLLIYFLTVIHSLKRSHSQLQQSEKRLKSTVEGSGDTLWDWNIKTGKVIRINDKYVLNNNNLVEFPPNKSLIHPRDLTHVDYLLKKHFAEESTFFEATYRIKDSFGKWHWVLDRGKIIEKDANLSPLRMTGTVRDISQLKSTEERLNLFAKCVESLTDALAIYDKDFKLVDINPSFLTLFGGVREQYLKKEFHLAGYDKSYIETIKDTVRKHEHIQEEVKLRNSDHALLPFEISIDEIKNAQNQITNYVVVYSDLTERKKTESELNNLSNRDRTTSLPNRNLFFSDLKKLAKQHSHHALLVFDLDNFKKINDSLGHQLGDSLLAKLAMRLNKLTRENDVFYRLGGDEFALVMSNTNDILTITRMAKQFLAAIATPFKMAGHELAITSSVGIVLFPEDGNTPEILLKNADTAMYHAKKKGNSYLFFNDTMNRQAVKRLQIENLMRFGLKEDHFEVYYQPKMNIRTGKLAGMEALVRFITPKKGVISPGVFIPIAEETGQIIEIGEVVLNKACRDVKQWLDAGLFNARVAVNLSAKQFSLPDLTSRIDVILQKNELPSYFLELEITEGTVMDDPQEAIAIMRSLSARGIHLAMDDFGTGYSSLAYLKQFPLNTLKVDKAFIDDMKTERGRNMVDSIVTIAHNLDLHVVAEGVEQASQISILEELNCETLQGYYYSKPLSKDEFTAFLKQQQSQSKLSLIRATS